The following coding sequences are from one Nonlabens arenilitoris window:
- a CDS encoding GIY-YIG nuclease family protein, whose product MLNRENRFSADRIVLRDENFKIENGGYWKNLSPEEFGTDKKGRQVTGKTWVNKTESFFQANTNDLIISNNQEQQEFQGENAGFIYVMRNATFEKDIYKIGLTTKKTEERAKQLSKTSVPDKFAVMREWAVKDCKIAEKEIHEILDSYRVDPRREFFRLDMKIANDTIDKVIGKINNNA is encoded by the coding sequence ATGTTAAATAGAGAAAACAGATTTTCTGCAGACAGAATCGTTCTGAGAGACGAAAACTTTAAGATTGAAAATGGTGGATATTGGAAAAATCTTTCTCCAGAAGAATTCGGTACAGACAAAAAAGGAAGACAAGTGACAGGAAAAACTTGGGTAAATAAAACAGAAAGTTTTTTTCAAGCAAATACAAACGATTTAATAATTTCTAATAACCAAGAACAACAAGAGTTTCAAGGAGAGAATGCTGGATTTATTTATGTGATGAGAAATGCAACATTCGAAAAAGATATATATAAAATAGGCTTAACCACAAAAAAAACAGAAGAAAGAGCTAAACAACTATCAAAAACAAGTGTTCCCGATAAATTTGCGGTCATGCGAGAATGGGCAGTTAAAGATTGTAAGATAGCGGAAAAAGAAATTCACGAAATTTTAGATTCCTATAGAGTTGACCCAAGGCGAGAATTTTTTAGATTGGATATGAAAATAGCTAATGACACAATTGATAAAGTCATTGGAAAAATAAATAACAACGCCTAA
- a CDS encoding FRG domain-containing protein encodes MIVPKFCNFTSINQQPKGLRVPAKTPHSPYTFAIVLNEEKMNQLKELPIELRLQHEPEINPFGKIIRGVKPIDEITHWVYDFEENCDGFFECFNDPFSEFYETSYANIGAKYIFRGHRDFNWKLIPTAFRDLNSNKENNSLNVLKSGNGHFLPELTDFINFIRGLNSLGYKIEDDSFKLINSTLIDDKFKAFDLIEDFPKPEQLKELALAQHYGVHTRLLDFTFNPNKAIFFATENIKHPKKEDNSKIGIWAIPERLIEICQEDFYLKRIFVEGFQNNNMVAQQGLFINYFKGRSIDENLFNKEGKIKSLDNYLFDCKKSADNERLINEKIGKPSLFTLSHRVAWQVLKRLEILNINWMTIQPDLDGIKKEVERKK; translated from the coding sequence GTGATTGTTCCAAAATTCTGTAACTTCACATCCATTAACCAACAACCAAAAGGTCTACGCGTACCGGCTAAAACGCCTCACTCGCCTTATACCTTTGCCATTGTGCTTAATGAGGAAAAAATGAATCAATTAAAAGAATTACCCATAGAATTAAGGCTTCAACACGAACCTGAAATAAATCCCTTTGGAAAAATAATTCGAGGTGTAAAACCGATTGATGAAATTACTCATTGGGTTTATGACTTCGAAGAAAATTGTGATGGTTTTTTTGAATGTTTTAACGACCCTTTCTCTGAATTTTATGAGACAAGCTATGCCAATATTGGTGCAAAATACATATTTAGAGGACATCGAGACTTTAACTGGAAATTAATCCCAACTGCATTTCGAGATTTAAATTCCAACAAAGAAAACAATAGTTTAAATGTGCTAAAATCAGGAAATGGTCATTTTTTGCCTGAATTAACGGATTTTATAAATTTCATTAGAGGTTTAAATAGTTTAGGATATAAAATTGAAGATGATTCCTTTAAACTAATTAACTCAACTTTAATTGATGATAAGTTTAAAGCATTTGACTTAATAGAAGATTTTCCAAAACCAGAACAATTAAAAGAATTAGCTTTAGCTCAACATTATGGTGTTCATACGAGATTATTAGATTTTACTTTTAATCCAAACAAGGCAATATTTTTTGCTACTGAGAATATAAAACATCCAAAAAAAGAGGATAATTCTAAAATTGGAATTTGGGCAATTCCAGAAAGATTAATTGAAATATGTCAAGAAGACTTTTATTTAAAAAGAATATTCGTTGAAGGATTTCAGAATAATAATATGGTAGCACAACAAGGACTGTTTATTAATTATTTTAAAGGTCGTTCAATTGACGAAAATCTTTTTAACAAAGAAGGTAAAATAAAATCATTAGATAATTATTTATTTGATTGTAAAAAGAGTGCTGATAACGAGCGATTAATAAATGAAAAAATTGGAAAACCAAGTTTATTTACTCTATCACATAGAGTTGCTTGGCAAGTTTTAAAAAGACTTGAAATATTAAACATTAACTGGATGACAATTCAACCAGACTTAGATGGAATAAAAAAAGAAGTTGAAAGAAAAAAATAA
- a CDS encoding WG repeat-containing protein: protein MKKTLFLILIISTNVFGQKKVGNDIFKMEFLRIMVNLEGSSNDYYSDIVERSMFSKKDSLNYGFINSKGKEVINSKYTYASDFFNGKSNIIKDSIPGIILENGNEKIFPEYSATYWYKDNLGIAIKDKKYGFIDENGKIIIALNYEDAFPFYEGYASVKTNDKWNYVDKNGKKIFPDSLTFSYRPIIDNNAIFMIESKAVEKNKSMITENGSRTFVEFLNKTGHIQLKEGLININGNVIINPIYDEISGYFQNGFMRVRNNGKTGVIDEQGKIIIPIEYDDISDLKDGLFLAKKSNKWGMIDIKEQVVIPFEYNKIRYFNEGLALVILDGKAGYINKENEIIIEPQYKFNFLGDFNNGLACVRKNNKYGYINNKNEIIIPIIYDSALPFKEKKAIVKKDGMSFIINNKGKEIKNISKPYLWLERNKLIRFAE from the coding sequence ATGAAAAAAACACTCTTTTTGATTTTAATAATATCCACTAATGTTTTCGGACAAAAAAAAGTCGGAAACGATATTTTTAAAATGGAGTTTTTAAGAATAATGGTAAATCTTGAAGGAAGTTCGAATGATTATTATTCTGATATAGTAGAAAGGTCAATGTTTTCAAAAAAAGATTCATTAAACTATGGATTTATAAACTCAAAAGGTAAAGAAGTTATAAATTCTAAATACACTTATGCATCTGACTTTTTTAATGGAAAATCAAATATTATAAAAGATTCAATACCGGGAATTATACTTGAAAATGGTAATGAAAAAATATTTCCCGAATATAGTGCAACATATTGGTATAAAGATAATTTAGGGATTGCTATAAAAGACAAAAAATATGGTTTCATTGATGAAAATGGTAAAATTATTATTGCTTTAAATTATGAAGATGCGTTTCCATTTTATGAAGGATATGCCTCTGTAAAAACAAACGACAAATGGAATTATGTCGATAAAAATGGAAAGAAAATATTTCCAGATAGTCTAACTTTTAGTTATAGACCAATAATTGATAATAATGCCATTTTTATGATAGAAAGTAAAGCTGTTGAAAAGAACAAATCAATGATTACTGAAAATGGTAGTAGAACTTTTGTAGAGTTTTTAAATAAAACAGGTCATATTCAACTTAAAGAAGGCTTAATTAATATTAATGGAAATGTTATTATAAATCCTATTTATGATGAAATTTCAGGTTACTTTCAAAATGGATTTATGAGAGTAAGAAATAATGGAAAAACAGGTGTAATTGATGAGCAAGGGAAAATTATAATTCCAATTGAATACGATGATATTAGTGATTTAAAAGACGGATTGTTTTTAGCAAAAAAATCTAATAAATGGGGAATGATTGATATTAAGGAGCAAGTCGTTATTCCATTTGAGTATAATAAAATCCGTTATTTTAATGAAGGTCTAGCTTTGGTTATATTAGATGGAAAAGCAGGATATATTAATAAAGAAAACGAAATAATAATTGAACCTCAATATAAATTCAATTTTTTGGGAGACTTCAATAATGGTTTAGCTTGTGTTCGAAAAAACAATAAATATGGCTACATCAATAATAAAAATGAAATCATAATTCCAATTATATACGATAGTGCATTACCATTTAAAGAAAAAAAAGCAATTGTAAAAAAAGATGGAATGTCATTTATAATCAACAATAAAGGAAAAGAAATTAAAAACATTTCTAAACCATATTTATGGCTTGAAAGAAATAAATTAATAAGATTTGCGGAATAA
- a CDS encoding zinc ribbon domain-containing protein, translating to MYCIECGAQIPENSKFCSHCGKSQSEVEPSIKEQVAEKIIENEIVRQVVKEHKQSLDYQFLKKAMGWYLAWIMLHLFFLLALSDGPFDGKNMDGSKDFWPFGKYAEFDEIAQYDITEFLFYTIFPFAILIIISMIRNNKETDEQ from the coding sequence ATGTATTGTATTGAGTGTGGAGCACAAATTCCAGAAAATTCAAAGTTTTGCTCGCATTGTGGCAAATCTCAAAGCGAAGTTGAACCATCTATTAAAGAACAAGTTGCGGAAAAAATTATTGAAAACGAAATAGTGAGACAAGTTGTAAAAGAACATAAACAAAGTCTTGACTACCAATTTTTAAAAAAAGCAATGGGTTGGTATCTCGCTTGGATAATGCTTCATCTATTCTTTTTACTTGCGCTTTCGGATGGACCTTTTGATGGAAAAAATATGGATGGCTCAAAGGACTTTTGGCCATTTGGGAAATATGCCGAATTTGATGAAATTGCTCAATACGATATTACGGAATTCTTATTTTATACCATTTTCCCATTCGCGATACTTATAATAATTAGTATGATTAGGAACAATAAAGAAACTGACGAACAATAA
- a CDS encoding NADAR family protein: MNYANEKIIERIESGENLKYLLFWGHQKSDRITKSCFSQWYESEFEVNGIKFLTAEHYMMAEKALLFNDKDIYEQIIKSSKAGKVKELGRQVKNFNQRIWEENRFEIVVRGNFHKFSQNPKLSEFLRNTNDRILVEASPVDNIWGIGLAQNNEDAKNPYFWNGLNLLGYALMETRDILNEVGEFKTLKNPILPPWLAYPEIDKYSIGWRMGYGETHIMELSKYLDSLSPSEKRIYELTYPETGEWKGWYNDDYE, from the coding sequence ATGAACTACGCGAACGAGAAAATAATTGAACGAATTGAATCAGGTGAAAACCTGAAATACCTTCTATTTTGGGGACATCAAAAGTCTGACCGAATTACGAAATCTTGTTTCAGTCAATGGTATGAATCTGAATTTGAAGTTAACGGAATTAAATTCTTGACAGCCGAACATTATATGATGGCTGAAAAAGCTTTGTTGTTTAATGACAAAGACATTTATGAACAAATAATCAAAAGCTCAAAAGCTGGAAAAGTAAAAGAACTTGGCAGACAAGTAAAGAACTTTAACCAACGAATTTGGGAAGAAAATAGATTTGAAATAGTTGTAAGAGGTAATTTTCACAAGTTTAGTCAAAACCCAAAGCTATCGGAATTTTTAAGAAATACGAATGACAGAATTTTAGTTGAGGCAAGTCCAGTCGACAATATTTGGGGAATTGGACTCGCTCAAAATAATGAAGACGCTAAAAATCCATACTTTTGGAATGGACTGAATTTACTCGGATACGCTTTAATGGAAACAAGAGACATTCTAAATGAAGTTGGAGAATTTAAAACTCTCAAAAATCCGATTTTACCACCTTGGTTAGCTTATCCAGAAATTGACAAATATAGTATTGGTTGGAGAATGGGTTATGGAGAAACTCATATAATGGAATTGAGTAAATATTTGGACAGTTTAAGTCCTTCTGAAAAGAGAATTTACGAATTGACTTATCCTGAAACTGGAGAATGGAAAGGTTGGTATAATGATGATTACGAATAA
- a CDS encoding outer membrane beta-barrel protein: MKQIFLILTLSSLSVFSQSNFGLGVKGTANDFDKYQGGVSFGITSEIKINDKLSISPEIFFLIKQTYAWRNKDFNKFRDKNNNIIDGFDFESQVINIPLKINYYLTKKFYLKTGLDLNYRLNVVGYDWAYEDNTIKELLGNVKKFDFGVIIGLGYNFNQTFSVRLYRNFGITNAINKEIVNSLKNSYFSLALNLNFIK, translated from the coding sequence ATGAAGCAAATATTTTTAATATTAACATTATCAAGTTTATCTGTCTTTTCTCAATCAAACTTTGGATTAGGAGTAAAAGGAACAGCGAATGATTTTGACAAGTATCAAGGAGGAGTTTCTTTTGGAATAACATCAGAAATAAAAATTAATGATAAACTATCAATATCTCCAGAAATATTTTTTCTTATAAAACAAACCTATGCTTGGAGGAATAAAGATTTTAATAAGTTTAGAGATAAAAATAATAATATAATAGATGGATTTGATTTTGAATCTCAAGTAATTAATATTCCTTTAAAAATTAATTATTATTTGACAAAAAAGTTTTATTTAAAAACTGGTTTAGATTTAAATTACAGATTAAATGTTGTTGGTTATGATTGGGCTTATGAAGATAATACTATAAAGGAGCTACTTGGAAATGTAAAAAAATTTGATTTTGGAGTAATAATTGGTCTTGGATATAATTTTAATCAAACGTTTTCTGTTAGGTTGTACAGAAATTTTGGAATAACTAACGCCATAAATAAAGAAATAGTCAACAGTTTGAAAAATTCTTATTTTTCTTTAGCTTTGAATTTGAACTTTATAAAATAA